Proteins from one Mucilaginibacter jinjuensis genomic window:
- a CDS encoding RNA polymerase sigma factor: MGFSGNTISDTVLTALLRDGDQKAFAQLYHQYSGKLYLNVLKMVKDEQVAEELIQELFAKIWQKRADLNIDTDFLAYLYRSAQNLVHDFFRRLQRDKKMRDHFMAIAVTQYEHIEEGLHYRESESILKEAIANLSPQQRNVYQFCKIDGGSYKEAAEELGISIHTVKEYLVKANKEVKSYLLNHLDASFGVLFFMILKDRIR; this comes from the coding sequence GTGGGTTTTTCTGGTAATACGATTTCTGATACTGTACTAACTGCGTTGCTCCGCGATGGAGATCAGAAAGCTTTTGCCCAGTTATATCATCAATACAGTGGGAAATTATACCTCAATGTATTGAAGATGGTAAAAGATGAGCAGGTTGCTGAAGAACTTATCCAGGAGTTATTTGCAAAGATTTGGCAAAAACGAGCCGATCTAAATATCGATACAGATTTTTTGGCTTACCTGTACAGAAGCGCTCAAAATCTGGTTCATGATTTTTTCAGAAGATTGCAACGAGACAAAAAAATGCGTGACCATTTTATGGCAATAGCCGTAACCCAGTACGAGCATATTGAAGAAGGCCTGCATTACCGAGAAAGCGAGAGTATTTTAAAGGAAGCGATAGCGAATTTATCGCCTCAGCAACGCAATGTTTACCAGTTTTGTAAAATTGATGGCGGTTCTTATAAAGAAGCTGCCGAGGAATTAGGTATTTCTATCCATACAGTAAAAGAATACCTGGTTAAAGCCAACAAAGAAGTTAAAAGTTACCTTTTAAATCATCTTGATGCTTCTTTTGGCGTACTGTTTTTTATGATTTTGAAAGACAGGATCCGTTAA
- a CDS encoding nucleotidyltransferase family protein has translation MAAGRGSRFGQPKQNLIFQNQTLLERAITTAISSMCRPIVVITGAHAGLLDISVKAPNVSIFFNPNWEEGMASSIRVGIEAMKKDPAIDSALIMLCDQPLVTPALINDMQRKQEISGKTIVGCTYNGTVGVPMLFHRVLFDELLQLQGHEGAKKILKNHPENIETLPFEEGRFDIDTPEDYERLIKNYTS, from the coding sequence TTGGCGGCAGGCCGGGGCAGCAGATTTGGCCAACCGAAACAGAATCTTATTTTTCAAAACCAGACCTTGTTGGAGCGCGCAATTACCACGGCAATAAGTTCGATGTGCCGCCCAATTGTTGTAATTACAGGGGCGCATGCCGGATTACTTGACATTTCTGTTAAAGCTCCGAATGTCAGTATTTTTTTTAACCCAAATTGGGAAGAAGGTATGGCATCGTCCATTAGAGTGGGCATCGAAGCTATGAAAAAGGACCCAGCTATTGATAGCGCTTTAATTATGCTTTGCGACCAGCCCTTGGTTACTCCTGCATTGATTAATGATATGCAGCGAAAGCAGGAGATATCGGGTAAAACCATTGTGGGCTGTACCTATAACGGTACGGTTGGCGTACCTATGTTATTTCATCGCGTGCTTTTTGACGAACTGCTACAGTTGCAGGGACATGAAGGCGCAAAAAAGATCTTAAAAAATCATCCTGAAAATATTGAAACCCTCCCTTTTGAAGAGGGACGTTTTGACATAGACACCCCGGAGGATTATGAGCGGCTAATTAAAAATTACACTTCTTAA
- a CDS encoding XdhC family protein — protein sequence MKEITDIVAAYDEAVKLGKKTALATVVLVEGSAYRRAGARMLITEDGELTGAISGGCLEGDALRKARLVILQQEALLVTYDTTDDDDAKLGVGLGCNGIIHILIEPIINDREDNPIALFRLILVKRQYGVLATVFSIDERKAPQPGTCLCMTDEQVIITKSILKDHKLAIINDAESVLGERQSTIKNYKEGVVYTAFIELVKPVISLVIAGAGNDAIPLTKMAGVLGWDITIVDGRNNYAVSERFPQARRVIVARPEEILSHININEWTAIVMMTHNYNYEMAFLKELSRESFNYVGILGPKKKLNRMLCELQEQGIILNNEQLDRLHGPVGLDIGSEGAEEIALSVLAEIKAVLSNRNGYSLKYKADPIHVSEMKPLASK from the coding sequence ATGAAAGAGATCACTGATATAGTAGCTGCTTACGATGAAGCTGTAAAGTTGGGAAAGAAAACAGCTTTGGCTACGGTAGTATTGGTGGAAGGTTCGGCGTATCGCCGTGCCGGTGCCCGGATGCTGATCACAGAGGATGGAGAGCTTACAGGTGCCATTAGTGGAGGCTGCCTGGAGGGTGATGCATTACGCAAAGCCCGGCTGGTGATTCTTCAACAGGAAGCGTTACTGGTTACTTACGATACCACCGACGATGATGATGCCAAATTGGGTGTAGGGCTGGGTTGTAATGGAATTATCCATATTTTAATTGAGCCTATTATCAATGACCGGGAGGATAACCCAATTGCCCTTTTTAGATTGATATTAGTTAAACGCCAATATGGTGTACTTGCTACTGTGTTTTCTATCGATGAGCGAAAAGCGCCTCAGCCAGGAACCTGCTTATGTATGACTGACGAACAGGTTATTATTACCAAATCCATACTGAAGGATCATAAGCTTGCTATTATCAACGATGCTGAAAGTGTATTAGGTGAACGCCAATCAACAATTAAAAATTATAAAGAAGGTGTTGTTTATACCGCATTTATTGAATTGGTGAAGCCTGTAATTTCGCTTGTTATTGCAGGTGCGGGTAATGATGCCATTCCACTTACCAAAATGGCTGGTGTTTTGGGCTGGGACATTACTATCGTTGACGGACGAAATAATTATGCCGTAAGCGAACGATTTCCGCAAGCGCGTCGCGTTATTGTAGCCAGGCCAGAAGAAATACTTTCTCATATAAACATCAATGAGTGGACTGCCATAGTAATGATGACCCATAATTATAACTATGAGATGGCTTTCTTAAAAGAGCTTTCACGAGAGTCATTTAACTATGTTGGCATACTTGGCCCTAAAAAGAAACTGAACCGGATGTTGTGCGAGTTGCAAGAACAGGGCATTATATTAAATAATGAACAACTCGATCGCTTGCACGGCCCGGTTGGATTAGATATTGGTTCTGAAGGTGCGGAGGAAATTGCATTATCTGTTTTAGCGGAAATCAAAGCGGTATTATCTAACCGTAATGGTTACTCTTTAAAATATAAAGCTGATCCTATCCATGTTTCTGAAATGAAACCATTGGCATCCAAATGA
- a CDS encoding xanthine dehydrogenase family protein molybdopterin-binding subunit, which translates to MNNTVIKKDAIGDPLSRVDGRLKVTGGAKYSGEYKVAGLTYAVLVPATITSGTIIAVDTKAAEWAPGVLAVITPFNASKVPGYQADAAKPIKGLKLFNDNKVYFNGQPIAMVVADTFERATYAASLVKATYEKQPFETNFHRNLDKGVVPQNGNYKDYVRGEVNAYKNAPVQIEQEYTLPSEMHNPMELHVTTAFWDGDDKVTLYTKSQGVKGSQRAIATAFNLDPTNVQINSHFVGGAFGSSLRTWPHEVAAVQAAKMVKRPVKLTLTREQMFTLVGYRPQTIQKIGLGATADGKLVGITHESHSQTAVYEEFTENSVNVSRFLYNSPNANTLYKVIPLNVGVPAPMRGPGEATGSFALESALDELSYKLNLDPIELRLRNYADIDLERNLPWSSKYLKECYQQGADAIGWNQRATQPGTNRDGEWLVGYGIGCGAFGAYRSLTQAKIKLLPNGTVNIQSATSDIGPGTATAMVLIAADTLGLPADKITFELGNSAFPVAPTQGGSATVSSVGSAVHDACVALKQKLYVLAGKSENSTDEIDYANILQQHNLPSLELTQESKSGADGQKYSMYSFSAHFAQVYVHPLTGVVKIKKVVAVVDAGKIVNHKTASSQMIGGAVGGIGMAMTEEAVFDDRYGRYINGNFADYHVPVNADIPQIQAIFIDKADTIINPVGTKGIGEISLIGVAAALANAVYNATGKRVRELPITPDKLI; encoded by the coding sequence ATGAACAACACCGTCATAAAAAAAGACGCTATAGGCGATCCTTTAAGCCGTGTAGATGGCAGGTTAAAAGTAACCGGTGGCGCCAAATATTCGGGCGAATATAAGGTTGCCGGATTAACTTATGCCGTATTGGTACCCGCTACCATAACCAGCGGTACCATAATAGCCGTTGATACCAAGGCTGCAGAATGGGCGCCGGGAGTGTTAGCCGTTATTACGCCCTTCAACGCCTCTAAAGTACCCGGCTATCAGGCAGATGCTGCCAAGCCGATCAAAGGGCTGAAGTTATTTAACGATAATAAAGTTTATTTCAATGGGCAGCCGATAGCAATGGTGGTGGCCGATACTTTTGAGCGCGCCACTTATGCGGCCAGTCTGGTTAAGGCCACTTATGAGAAACAGCCTTTTGAAACTAATTTCCACAGAAATTTAGATAAAGGCGTAGTACCGCAAAACGGTAACTATAAAGACTATGTACGCGGAGAAGTTAATGCTTATAAGAATGCACCGGTACAGATAGAGCAGGAGTATACGTTGCCGTCTGAAATGCATAACCCGATGGAGCTGCACGTAACTACTGCGTTTTGGGATGGTGATGATAAGGTAACGCTATACACCAAATCGCAAGGTGTTAAAGGTTCGCAACGGGCAATAGCTACCGCCTTTAACCTTGATCCAACTAATGTGCAGATCAACTCACATTTTGTAGGTGGTGCATTCGGGTCATCTTTGCGTACATGGCCACATGAGGTTGCGGCTGTACAAGCTGCAAAAATGGTTAAACGGCCGGTAAAGCTGACCCTTACGCGCGAGCAAATGTTTACCCTGGTAGGCTATCGCCCGCAAACTATTCAAAAAATTGGTTTGGGTGCCACAGCCGATGGTAAACTGGTAGGTATCACACACGAGTCACACTCACAAACCGCCGTTTATGAAGAGTTTACAGAAAATTCGGTAAACGTTTCAAGGTTCTTGTATAATAGTCCCAATGCCAATACGCTATATAAAGTTATTCCACTCAATGTTGGCGTTCCTGCACCCATGCGTGGGCCAGGCGAGGCTACAGGATCGTTTGCACTGGAATCAGCTTTGGATGAGTTATCCTACAAGCTTAATCTCGACCCTATTGAATTGCGGCTTCGTAATTATGCCGACATTGATTTGGAACGAAACCTGCCATGGTCGAGCAAATACCTGAAAGAATGCTACCAGCAAGGTGCCGATGCTATCGGTTGGAACCAGCGTGCCACACAGCCCGGTACCAATCGTGACGGCGAATGGTTGGTTGGTTACGGCATAGGTTGTGGTGCCTTTGGCGCTTACCGAAGCTTAACCCAGGCAAAAATTAAACTATTGCCCAACGGTACGGTGAATATCCAGAGTGCTACCAGCGATATTGGCCCCGGCACGGCAACAGCTATGGTTTTAATTGCCGCTGATACATTGGGGCTTCCTGCCGATAAAATTACTTTTGAATTGGGTAACTCGGCCTTTCCGGTTGCACCAACGCAAGGTGGCTCGGCTACGGTATCGTCAGTAGGTTCTGCCGTGCATGATGCCTGTGTCGCCCTGAAACAAAAACTATACGTGTTAGCTGGAAAATCGGAAAACAGTACGGATGAAATTGACTACGCCAATATTTTGCAACAGCATAATCTACCTTCGCTGGAATTAACGCAAGAATCAAAAAGCGGAGCCGACGGGCAAAAATATTCGATGTACTCATTCTCTGCACATTTTGCACAGGTATATGTACATCCGCTGACTGGCGTAGTAAAAATTAAAAAAGTAGTTGCCGTGGTTGATGCAGGTAAAATCGTAAACCACAAAACTGCCAGCAGCCAGATGATTGGTGGGGCAGTAGGCGGTATTGGTATGGCCATGACAGAAGAAGCTGTTTTTGACGATAGATACGGCCGTTACATAAACGGCAACTTTGCCGATTACCACGTGCCTGTTAATGCTGATATTCCGCAAATACAAGCTATATTTATAGATAAGGCCGATACGATTATCAATCCGGTTGGTACTAAAGGTATCGGTGAAATTTCTTTGATCGGCGTAGCGGCCGCGTTAGCTAATGCGGTGTATAATGCAACTGGCAAACGCGTTAGGGAATTGCCAATTACGCCCGACAAGTTAATATAG
- a CDS encoding FAD binding domain-containing protein, producing the protein MNQFQYLKPLETSVAIKSLTKDPNTHFLAGGTNLVDMMKMGLVTPHKLVDINRLPLKSIAKTSTGLHIGALASNSEVAEHGDIKANYPLLSLAINAGASPQLRNMATVGGNLMQRTRCPYFFDLTMPCNKRLPGSGCAALAGYNRMHALFGASDKCIAVNPSDMNVAMVALDAVVHVSGPKGARAIKFADFHRLPGDHPEFDNTLQKDELITSVELPASATSFNKHVYYLKIRDRTSYAFALVSVAAALHIENNAIVGARLAMGGVAHKPWRLTTAEAFLKGKSVTEDTFKQAALIAMQGAKAYEYNQFKLKLAPNAIIQSLKIASGLVTA; encoded by the coding sequence ATGAATCAGTTTCAGTATTTAAAGCCGCTGGAAACAAGCGTAGCTATCAAATCATTAACAAAAGATCCCAATACCCACTTTTTGGCAGGAGGCACTAACCTGGTGGATATGATGAAAATGGGTTTGGTTACGCCCCATAAACTGGTTGATATTAACCGGCTTCCATTAAAAAGTATTGCAAAAACAAGTACAGGTTTACATATAGGTGCCCTGGCCAGCAACAGTGAGGTGGCCGAACATGGGGATATAAAAGCTAATTATCCGTTGTTATCGTTAGCTATCAACGCTGGTGCATCGCCGCAATTGCGGAATATGGCTACTGTTGGCGGTAACCTGATGCAGCGTACCCGTTGCCCGTATTTTTTTGATCTTACCATGCCTTGTAACAAACGCTTGCCTGGTAGCGGATGCGCTGCGTTGGCTGGTTATAACCGGATGCATGCCCTTTTTGGCGCAAGTGATAAATGTATTGCTGTAAACCCCAGCGACATGAATGTAGCCATGGTTGCCCTCGATGCGGTAGTGCATGTAAGCGGACCCAAAGGTGCACGCGCTATTAAGTTTGCTGATTTTCACAGGCTACCCGGCGATCATCCTGAATTTGACAATACGCTGCAAAAAGATGAGCTGATTACATCTGTTGAGCTGCCTGCTTCTGCCACGTCATTTAACAAACATGTTTATTACTTAAAAATACGTGACCGTACTTCTTATGCTTTTGCATTGGTGTCGGTAGCGGCAGCTTTGCACATCGAGAACAATGCCATCGTAGGTGCCCGGTTGGCTATGGGTGGTGTGGCCCACAAACCGTGGCGTTTAACGACCGCGGAAGCTTTTCTCAAAGGAAAATCAGTAACAGAAGACACTTTTAAGCAAGCTGCACTAATTGCTATGCAAGGTGCAAAGGCGTATGAGTATAATCAGTTTAAATTGAAACTGGCTCCAAATGCAATCATTCAATCATTGAAAATAGCCTCAGGTTTAGTTACCGCATAA
- a CDS encoding (2Fe-2S)-binding protein, producing MSSKKPCIPPDGEGISNGTRRDFLKKSSLVTAVLLTPGTVVEAAEKQWDEKFADIFEKIPVSLEVNGVKHNLSVEPRVTLLDVLREQLDLTGTKKGCDRGQCGACTVHVDGVRINSCLSLALTNDGKKITTIEGLAKGDELHPMQEAFIKHDGFQCGYCTSGQIMSAVALMKEGHTRSETEIREFMSGNICRCGAYPNIVNAIQDVKQQGGLS from the coding sequence ATGTCCAGTAAAAAGCCATGTATCCCGCCCGATGGCGAAGGCATTTCAAATGGAACCAGGCGTGATTTTCTAAAAAAATCGTCGCTGGTAACTGCTGTCCTTTTAACACCAGGTACTGTTGTAGAAGCAGCAGAAAAACAATGGGACGAGAAATTTGCAGATATTTTTGAAAAGATCCCGGTAAGCCTTGAGGTGAACGGAGTGAAACATAACTTATCAGTTGAACCGCGTGTTACACTGTTGGACGTTTTGCGCGAGCAGCTTGATCTAACCGGTACGAAAAAAGGGTGCGACCGTGGCCAGTGTGGTGCCTGTACGGTACATGTAGATGGTGTGCGCATTAACTCTTGCTTAAGCCTGGCTTTAACTAATGATGGTAAAAAAATCACTACTATTGAAGGGTTAGCCAAGGGCGATGAACTGCACCCCATGCAGGAGGCTTTTATTAAGCATGATGGTTTTCAATGTGGCTATTGTACTTCTGGTCAGATCATGTCGGCAGTAGCATTGATGAAAGAGGGTCATACCCGTTCTGAAACTGAAATACGGGAATTTATGAGCGGTAATATTTGCCGTTGCGGTGCGTATCCCAATATTGTGAATGCTATACAGGATGTTAAACAACAAGGAGGGCTGTCATGA
- a CDS encoding chemotaxis protein CheB yields MAKQTLKFSESRATDRYIVAIGASAGGLEAIHEFFDHMPENSGFTFVVIQHLSPDYKSLLAELVAKHTRMKVLEAANDEKLQRNCVYIIPTKKLMTIKGHQLKLVDKIKDKAPNTAIDTFLFSLAKEKKDKAIAIILSGTGTDGTKGIEAVKEAGGMVMVQEPASAKFDGMPNSAITSGNADFILPPAKMHLELHHFVQQKSAPELASDQLDDSLMNELFQLVSQNSDQDFNLYKTPTILRRIARRMAAVEVPDIQDYVALLHQDAGEVKLLAKDFLIGVTKFFRDKAAFEILAKDIIPELIRQKQEGDLLKVWVCACSTGEEAYSIAVLINDCLQQAGKSLEVKIFATDVDEKSIEIAGKNSYPLTVAKEIPSALLKKYFVKDRKSYSVIPSIRKQIVFARHNVIKSPPFIKNDLVTCRNMLIYMNNLLQQKVVATFHYSLNKGGFLFLGSSENAASIKEGITEISSKWKIYQKSGTINYGLHHTYTAAAPSLRAPEKKVVKPLESDKTIEQDFLELITDEFDAVAIFIDKTYIVKDTIGNYRRYLNLPEKKLDLNILNLVSRDVALVLNTAIRRAWKENKKTYLNKIRIKRDKEEMFLQITVKPPEDGSSHGHTLLMFTEAQAEPGTKEGITLPTIGAEHQQEHILEVEAELNETRANLQMAVEEMETTNEELQSSNEELLSANEELQSGNEELQSLNEELHTLNTEHQVKIRELIELNDDLDNYFKSTDIGQLFIDSGMRIRKFNPAAVKIVNLIEADIGRPISHISSNIQYDHLVNDMHTVLSNEQVVEKEVRVRDGKNYLMRIMPYIRKDKQRDGVVITFIDISVVTELNNIISGVFNASSAAILAFKEERNRSGKITDFKCIAYNNAALQLSEKQAEQLNTNPSIKEFADLSHTITFDQFVKVAEGAKPLQTELQTVSNNWYQVVTAKMDDGFVVSLTNVTDRRNAEQKLRKNYHELITAREGLKTLNNQLEDRVFERTRKLTESEERFNLVSKATNDTIWDWNLINNTMWRSENFTVMFGYERDPETNHIGFWFEKIHPEDRQRVQDSVYQAINQHEKNWSAEYRFLKADDTYAYILDRGSILEDEFRTPYRLVGSIIDITKQKETENNLIKAQTATEELMRKKDEFMSVASHELKTPVTSLKGSLQILQRMTSKMDAKDPIVSFIDKAEKQTGKLTVLLDDLLDVTKIQEGKLRLNYERFDAVSMVRESVDEVRAQGGSHELIFDCEEKAEVNADRARLEQVINNFLTNAIKYSPEAKRVEIRCDVKDGLFSVQVKDFGIGIPPGKREFLFDRFYRVQESSTHFAGLGLGLYICSEIVKRHHGTIGVESEEGRGSIFWFSIPVN; encoded by the coding sequence GTGGCTAAACAGACTTTGAAATTTTCCGAATCAAGAGCGACCGACCGTTATATCGTGGCCATTGGCGCATCAGCAGGCGGACTGGAAGCCATTCACGAGTTTTTTGATCACATGCCCGAAAACTCAGGGTTTACTTTTGTGGTGATCCAGCATTTATCGCCGGATTATAAAAGTCTGCTGGCCGAATTGGTAGCCAAACATACCCGTATGAAGGTTCTGGAAGCTGCCAACGATGAAAAGTTACAACGTAACTGTGTGTACATTATCCCAACTAAAAAACTGATGACCATTAAAGGACATCAGTTGAAATTGGTAGATAAGATTAAAGATAAAGCCCCTAATACGGCAATAGATACTTTCCTTTTTAGCCTGGCTAAAGAGAAGAAAGATAAAGCAATAGCCATTATTCTTTCCGGCACCGGTACTGATGGAACTAAAGGCATAGAAGCGGTTAAAGAAGCGGGTGGTATGGTGATGGTTCAAGAACCCGCGTCGGCAAAATTTGATGGTATGCCTAATAGTGCCATTACTTCGGGCAACGCCGATTTTATTTTGCCACCGGCAAAAATGCACCTGGAACTACACCATTTCGTACAGCAAAAATCAGCGCCAGAACTGGCTTCTGATCAACTGGACGATTCCCTGATGAATGAATTGTTTCAACTGGTTAGTCAGAACAGCGATCAGGATTTCAATCTGTATAAAACACCTACTATTCTGCGCCGCATAGCCAGGCGGATGGCGGCAGTGGAAGTACCTGATATCCAGGATTATGTAGCCTTGCTACACCAGGATGCCGGTGAGGTTAAACTGTTGGCTAAAGATTTTTTAATCGGTGTGACTAAGTTTTTTAGGGACAAAGCGGCCTTTGAAATATTAGCCAAAGATATTATCCCTGAGCTGATCCGTCAGAAACAGGAGGGAGACCTGCTTAAAGTATGGGTTTGTGCCTGCAGTACGGGAGAGGAAGCCTATTCGATCGCCGTACTGATTAATGATTGTTTACAGCAAGCCGGTAAAAGCCTGGAGGTAAAGATTTTTGCTACCGATGTGGACGAAAAAAGTATAGAAATTGCCGGTAAGAACAGCTATCCGCTGACGGTTGCTAAAGAAATACCATCCGCATTACTAAAAAAATATTTTGTTAAGGACCGTAAAAGTTATTCGGTTATTCCGTCCATCCGCAAACAGATCGTTTTTGCGCGGCACAACGTAATTAAATCGCCGCCATTTATCAAAAACGATTTAGTTACCTGCCGCAATATGCTGATCTACATGAATAATCTGTTACAGCAAAAAGTAGTGGCAACTTTTCATTATTCGCTGAATAAAGGTGGTTTTTTATTCCTGGGCTCCAGCGAGAATGCCGCTAGCATTAAAGAAGGCATTACAGAGATCAGTAGTAAATGGAAAATCTACCAAAAATCAGGTACCATTAATTATGGCCTGCACCATACGTATACCGCAGCGGCACCGTCATTGAGAGCTCCAGAGAAAAAGGTTGTCAAACCATTAGAGTCTGATAAAACCATTGAACAGGATTTCCTGGAACTGATCACCGATGAGTTTGACGCGGTCGCTATTTTTATTGATAAAACTTATATCGTTAAAGATACGATTGGTAATTACCGCAGATACCTGAATCTGCCCGAGAAAAAACTTGACCTGAATATCCTGAACCTGGTTAGCCGCGATGTAGCATTGGTGTTGAATACAGCTATTCGCAGGGCATGGAAAGAAAATAAGAAAACCTACCTCAATAAAATCCGGATCAAACGGGACAAAGAGGAAATGTTTCTGCAGATCACAGTAAAACCTCCGGAGGACGGATCTTCACACGGGCATACCTTGTTGATGTTCACGGAAGCCCAGGCAGAGCCGGGGACCAAAGAAGGAATCACATTGCCTACCATCGGGGCTGAGCATCAACAGGAGCATATTCTGGAAGTGGAAGCCGAACTGAATGAAACCCGGGCCAATTTGCAGATGGCCGTGGAGGAGATGGAAACCACTAATGAGGAGCTACAATCCAGCAATGAAGAATTACTGTCAGCCAATGAGGAACTGCAATCAGGTAACGAAGAGTTACAAAGTCTGAATGAAGAATTGCATACCTTGAATACAGAACACCAGGTTAAGATCCGTGAACTGATTGAACTGAATGATGACCTGGATAACTATTTTAAAAGCACGGACATTGGCCAACTTTTTATTGATTCGGGCATGCGTATCCGCAAGTTTAACCCGGCAGCTGTAAAGATCGTTAACCTGATTGAAGCAGATATTGGTCGGCCTATTAGCCATATTTCCAGCAATATTCAATATGATCATCTGGTGAATGATATGCATACGGTACTATCTAATGAGCAGGTGGTGGAAAAAGAGGTTAGGGTTAGGGACGGTAAAAATTACCTCATGCGCATTATGCCTTACATCCGTAAGGATAAACAGCGGGACGGCGTAGTGATCACCTTCATAGATATTTCAGTGGTGACCGAGTTAAACAACATTATCTCAGGTGTGTTTAACGCAAGTTCGGCAGCGATCCTTGCCTTTAAGGAAGAACGAAACCGTTCCGGGAAAATTACCGATTTTAAATGTATTGCCTATAATAATGCCGCTCTGCAATTATCAGAAAAGCAGGCAGAGCAATTGAATACAAATCCTTCTATTAAGGAGTTTGCAGATTTATCTCATACCATTACATTCGACCAGTTCGTTAAGGTAGCAGAAGGGGCCAAACCATTGCAAACCGAATTGCAAACCGTTAGCAATAACTGGTACCAGGTGGTTACAGCCAAGATGGATGATGGTTTTGTTGTCAGTTTAACTAATGTAACCGACCGGCGTAATGCAGAGCAAAAACTACGTAAAAATTACCACGAGCTAATTACTGCCCGTGAGGGTCTAAAGACGTTAAATAACCAGCTGGAAGACCGGGTGTTTGAACGTACGCGTAAACTGACGGAAAGCGAAGAAAGGTTTAACCTGGTATCTAAAGCAACTAACGACACGATCTGGGACTGGAACCTGATTAACAATACGATGTGGCGCAGCGAAAATTTTACGGTGATGTTTGGTTACGAACGTGACCCGGAAACCAACCATATTGGTTTCTGGTTCGAGAAAATTCATCCGGAAGACCGCCAACGCGTGCAAGACAGTGTTTACCAGGCCATCAATCAACATGAAAAGAACTGGTCGGCCGAATATCGGTTTTTAAAAGCCGATGATACCTATGCTTATATCCTGGATCGCGGAAGTATACTCGAAGATGAGTTCCGTACACCTTATAGGCTGGTGGGCTCTATTATCGATATTACCAAACAGAAAGAAACAGAAAACAACCTAATTAAGGCGCAAACAGCTACCGAGGAATTGATGCGTAAAAAGGATGAGTTTATGAGTGTTGCCAGCCACGAATTAAAAACTCCTGTAACCAGCCTGAAAGGCTCGCTGCAAATTTTGCAGCGTATGACTTCCAAAATGGACGCTAAAGATCCGATTGTATCTTTTATAGACAAGGCCGAAAAGCAAACCGGTAAACTAACCGTTCTATTAGATGATTTGCTGGATGTAACCAAGATCCAGGAAGGAAAGCTGCGATTGAATTACGAGCGATTTGATGCAGTTAGTATGGTACGGGAAAGTGTTGACGAGGTTCGGGCTCAAGGCGGAAGCCATGAGTTGATCTTTGACTGTGAAGAAAAGGCTGAAGTTAATGCTGATCGGGCCCGCTTAGAACAGGTGATCAATAATTTCCTTACCAACGCCATCAAATATTCTCCGGAAGCAAAACGGGTAGAAATTAGGTGTGATGTAAAGGACGGATTGTTTAGTGTGCAGGTTAAAGATTTTGGAATAGGTATCCCCCCAGGTAAACGTGAGTTTCTGTTCGACCGCTTTTACCGCGTTCAGGAATCATCCACACACTTTGCTGGCTTAGGACTTGGCTTATATATCTGTTCGGAAATTGTGAAACGCCACCATGGTACAATCGGAGTTGAAAGTGAAGAGGGAAGAGGTTCAATTTTTTGGTTTAGCATTCCGGTAAATTAA